A region from the Caloenas nicobarica isolate bCalNic1 chromosome 11, bCalNic1.hap1, whole genome shotgun sequence genome encodes:
- the LOC135993089 gene encoding histone-lysine N-methyltransferase SETMAR: MAELSGGLEPLPVALCPPGEAPPAFQYSPDSVAGADGDVDPTEITFPGCSCLTSSCVVHECSCLCRGENYSRLCLRPTDTEEYTRPVFECNALCRCGESCQNRVVQRGLQFRLEVFKTEKKGWGLRTLEHIAKGRFVCEYAGEVLGFNEARRRIQAQTSKDSNYIIAVREHLHGGEIMETFVDPTYIGNVGRFLNHSCEPNLFMVPVRVDSMVPKLALFAATDISAGEELSYDYSGRFHNLPTTNREQKPSEEDNGLRKPCYCGCRTCSSFLPWDSSLFSSPDTCSGSSP; encoded by the exons ATGGCGGAGCTGAGCGGCGGGCTGGAGCCGCTGCCGGTGGCGCTCTGCCCGCCCGGGGAGGCCCCGCCGGCCTTTCAG TACAGCCCAGACAGTGTGGCTGGAGCAGACGGGGACGTTGACCCTACGGAGATCACCTTTCCAGGATGTTCTTGTCTTACCAGCTCCTGTGTGGTTCACGAGTGCTCGTGTCTTTGCCGTGGTGAAAATTACAGCAGGTTGTGCCTCAGGCCCACAGACACAGAGGAGTACACCAGGCCTGTTTTCGAATGCAACGCCTTGTGCCGCTGCGGTGAATCCTGTCAAAACAGGGTTGTCCAGAGGGGTTTGCAATTCAGACTTGAGGTATTCAAGACTGAGAAGAAAGGGTGGGGGCTTCGCACTCTGGAACACATAGCTAAAGGAAGATTTGTTTGTGAATATGCTGGTGAAGTTTTAGGCTTTAATGAGGCACGTAGAAGAATTCAGGCCCAGACATCAAAGGATTCGAACTATATTATAGCGGTGAGGGAGCACCTCCATGGTGGTGAGATAATGGAGACGTTTGTTGACCCTACGTACATTGGTAACGTAGGCAGATTCCTGAATCATTCTTGTGAACCAAATTTATTTATGGTGCCAGTTCGAGTTGACTCAATGGTGCCTAAACTGGCACTTTTTGCAGCTACTGATATTTCTGCTGGAGAGGAACTTTCATATGATTATTCTGGAAGGTTCCATAATTTACCAACAACtaacagagaacaaaaaccTTCAGAGGAAGATAACGGACTGAGAAAACCTTGCTACTGTGGTTGCCGCACATGTTCCTCCTTCTTACCTTGGGACAGTTCCCTCTTTTCCTCGCCAGACACTTGTTCAGGGAGCTCTCCGTAG